In Novosphingobium kaempferiae, the DNA window TTGCAGCCCCATCGCTGCCAGTTGGCAACGCGGGGGCACTTGCTGACCTTGGCGATCCACAGATCGAACACCCGCGGCTCGCGCAGGCACGCGAGATAGCCGATGCCGTGGATCACCAGCATGACGGGCAGCGTCCAGAAACTCTTGGTGATGAGGAAGATCTCGGTCACCAGAGCGAAATTGATGATGAAGAAGCTGTAGGTCACGCCCGCGAACATCTGCGGGCGGGTCAGCGCGCGATGGACGGGATAGCGGGCGAGAGTCATCTCAGCCTACCGCCGCCGACTGGATGCCGGTGACGATCGCACCCGCGCCGAACAGGATGAACACGCCGATGATGACGGTCGCGCCGAAACGCCAGTTCATCCGGCCGGTCAGCATCATGAAGCCGACGGCCGCAACCGCCATGACCGCGACTGCAGTAGCCACGTTGCCGAGCAGCGTGCCCTGCAGCCAGCCGAGCGCCGCGACGATCGGGCCGGAACCTGCGGGGTCGGCGACAACTGCCTGGGCCTGCGCGAGAGAAGGAGCCAGAAGCGCTGCGAATGCGCCCAGTACCGGCAGCAAACCGCGAGAAAAACCGCTGCGAATATATGCGTATCGAATCACCATGCCCTCCGTATGAGCGCGAAGTGCGTTATCATGATGACATGAGTGTGACGATGGGACGGCAATTCCGTCCATCATGAGATATGCACCGCGGGACGCCATGCCAGACGACCCGTTAAAGTGTCATTACGTAGCAAAGCGTCTCAACTTCGTCGTACAGGCAGACTTCAACGGAAAAGGGGTGTTCCGTGCGGAACACCCCTTAAGCCCCCATTTGTGAGCGGTTAGCGATGAAACAGCCTCAGCGCGACGCCACGGTCGTGGCTGCCAGCAGCCCCCTCAGCGCCTGACGCGCGGCCAAGCGGGAATCCACCCAGGTGCCGTCAGCAAGCTGGAGATCGTAGCGCACCGGACTGGCGACCGCCGCGCGGTAGGCGGTGATGGCCTTGCCGGTCATCCCGGCCTGCGCATAGGCCGCCCCCAGATTGATGAGCTTTGCCGGATCGTCCGACCTGGCCGCACCACCAGCCTCCAGCTTGCGTACAGCCTCCTGCGACTGACCTGAGGCGAGTTCCGCATAGGCGACGTCAACGGTGTCATGCGCAGGCCGATCCAGCCCAAGCGCGAATGCGGACTGCCCCATCAGCAGGGCGGCTGCGAAAGCGGAAACGGACATGGCGACTTCTCCCG includes these proteins:
- a CDS encoding type IV secretion system protein VirB3 — translated: MTLARYPVHRALTRPQMFAGVTYSFFIINFALVTEIFLITKSFWTLPVMLVIHGIGYLACLREPRVFDLWIAKVSKCPRVANWQRWGCNSYAP
- a CDS encoding TrbC/VirB2 family protein, with product MVIRYAYIRSGFSRGLLPVLGAFAALLAPSLAQAQAVVADPAGSGPIVAALGWLQGTLLGNVATAVAVMAVAAVGFMMLTGRMNWRFGATVIIGVFILFGAGAIVTGIQSAAVG